The Daucus carota subsp. sativus chromosome 2, DH1 v3.0, whole genome shotgun sequence genome includes a window with the following:
- the LOC108207535 gene encoding uncharacterized protein LOC108207535: protein MGVGKVEREVRYFFNEWELGMCMLLSLFLQILLILAAPLRKIVSGKWLDILLWSAYLLADATAIFAVGLISSKQIYYTSHYLNSPEKNMLHTFWAPFLLAHLGGPDPISAFALEDNELWLRHLFSLFTECIAVAYVFYQFLTPDKLLVPSLLMFLCGFIKYGERTYALYCASANTFRDSIVNEPDFELLTRKRDYDLKQFRAVRTETLQKPDRVVEAVNRLKATDLNTLELEVVQYAFHYFSVYKGLAVGLMFSTIQRDQSRELFSSCHHAFRIVEVELNFLYDVLFTKLPVVYHRFGFSCRAVSFLAIVASLVLFHYADKKHLKLEGFEVGITYTLLIGGIVLEVIAFFMLVFSDWTVVKIKPSPDLENPRYNPNEQSWECMFSNYILSANVRRRKIICWLLNIGGVRGRGKDFVSKPTAGSRWAESISGYNLIYYCLHRRSGANETFLDQFGITAFLEKIVCVKLHPLPSYMKEFIFKELKTKSEMASDLDTAKKIGSARGEWVLRTEGYSDSDLSLYVADVEYDESLLVWHIATEIWFPYDKRENIDGEQEHTRIAKLISDYMIYLLVMKPGMMSAVSRIGLIRFRDTCAEAKKFSDIDCSIMEGLPEVESHSSFCEQLLNYRPSSGEFRTNKNRGMSILLKAAELAKVLGMIEPYERWELMSKMWVELLSYGAIHIRPNAHAQQLSKGGELVTIVWLLMTQLGLGDQFQPHFGF from the coding sequence ATGGGCGTGGGTAAAGTTGAAAGAGAAGTGAGATACTTTTTCAATGAATGGGAACTTGGGATGTGCATGCTACTTAGCCTTTTCCTTCAAATATTGTTGATTTTAGCCGCACCTTTGAGAAAGATAGTCTCTGGCAAATGGCTAGATATCCTTCTTTGGTCAGCATACTTACTTGCAGATGCCACTGCAATTTTTGCGGTTGGACTTATCTCAAGCAAGCAGATTTACTATACCAGTCACTACCTTAATTCGCCTGAAAAAAATATGTTGCACACTTTCTGGGCTCCTTTTCTCCTGGCTCACCTTGGTGGTCCGGATCCCATCAGTGCTTTCGCCCTGGAGGACAATGAGCTGTGGCTCAGGCATTTATTTTCCCTGTTTACAGAGTGCATTGCGGTGGCTTATGTTTTCTATCAGTTTCTCACACCTGACAAACTGTTGGTTCCATCACTGCTTATGTTTCTGTGTGGATTCATCAAATATGGCGAGCGCACATATGCTTTGTATTGTGCAAGCGCTAATACCTTCCGCGACTCCATAGTTAATGAGCCTGACTTTGAGCTACTCACGAGGAAGAGGGATTACGATCTTAAACAATTCCGAGCTGTCAGAACTGAAACGCTTCAGAAGCCAGATAGAGTGGTTGAAGCCGTGAACAGGCTGAAGGCAACTGATCTAAATACACTGGAGTTGGAAGTTGTGCAGTACGCTTTTCATTACTTCAGCGTTTATAAAGGATTGGCTGTAGGTCTCATGTTTAGCACCATTCAGCGCGACCAGAGCCGGGAATTATTTAGTTCTTGTCATCACGCCTTCAGAATTGTTGAGGTAGaattaaattttctttatgATGTCCTGTTCACCAAGCTTCCTGTAGTGTATCATCGATTTGGGTTCAGCTGTCGCGCTGTATCCTTTCTTGCCATTGTCGCTTCATTGGTGCTTTTTCATTATGCTGATAAAAAGCATCTTAAACTCGAAGGATTTGAAGTAGGAATCACCTATACTTTGCTTATCGGAGGAATTGTGTTGGAAGTCATCGCATTTTTCATGCTTGTTTTCTCTGACTGGACAGTTGTGAAGATCAAACCTTCCCCTGATCTTGAAAATCCTAGATATAATCCCAATGAGCAATCGTGGGAATGTATGTTCAGTAATTATATATTGAGTGCTAATGTGAGAAGAAGGAAGATCATATGTTGGTTGCTAAATATCGGTGGGGTGCGGGGTAGAGGGAAAGATTTTGTGTCAAAACCGACGGCTGGTAGCCGGTGGGCGGAGTCTATTTCAGGATacaatttgatatattattgtcTACATAGACGTTCAGGAGCAAATGAAACTTTTTTAGATCAATTTGGCATCACAGCCTTCCTCGAGAAGATAGTGTGTGTGAAACTGCACCCATTGCCTTCCTACATGAAAGAATTCATCTTTAAAGAGTTGAAAACGAAGTCGGAGATGGCATCTGATTTGGACACTGCTAAGAAAATAGGTTCAGCCAGAGGTGAATGGGTACTTAGAACTGAAGGCTACAGCGACTCTGATCTGAGTCTTTATGTTGCAGATGTTGAGTACGATGAGAGCCTTCTTGTGTGGCACATTGCCACTGAAATTTGGTTCCCTTATGATAAACGTGAAAACATTGATGGCGAGCAAGAGCACACAAGGATCGCCAAGTTAATATCAGACTACATGATATATCTCCTAGTGATGAAGCCTGGTATGATGTCAGCTGTTTCTAGAATCGGGCTAATAAGATTTCGTGACACTTGTGCTGAGGCTAAAAAATTCTCGGACATCGATTGTTCAATAATGGAGGGACTACCAGAGGTGGAGTCACATAGTAGTTTTTGCGAACAGTTACTTAATTACCGACCAAGTTCGGGGGAATTCCGCACTAATAAAAACAGAGGTATGTCCATATTGTTGAAAGCAGCGGAATTGGCCAAAGTGCTTGGAATGATAGAACCCTATGAGAGATGGGAGCTAATGAGCAAGATGTGGGTGGAACTGCTATCATACGGGGCAATTCATATCAGACCAAATGCTCACGCTCAACAACTAAGTAAAGGTGGTGAACTCGTCACCATTGTTTGGTTATTGATGACTCAGCTTGGCCTGGGAGATCAGTTTCAACCTCATTTTGGGTTTTGA